A portion of the Chondrinema litorale genome contains these proteins:
- a CDS encoding glycoside hydrolase family 43 protein, whose protein sequence is MKLHIFKLAILLFFHLLASQQLFAQKASKDGFSNTWVADQGDGTYKNPILHADYSDPDAVRVGDDFYMTASSFTCSPSLPILHSKDLVNWELVNYALPKQPPFEFFEKAQHGKGVWAPCIRYHEGEYYIYYPDPDFGIYMIKTKDPEGVWSKPVLVKGGKGFIDPSPLWDDDGNVYLVYAFAGSRASIKSLIVVCKMNKEGTKTIDNGVMVFDGHGDNPTVEGPKFYKRNDYYYIFAPAGGVPTGWQLVMRSKNIYGPYETKNVLATGSTNINGPHQGAWVSLESGEDWFLHFQDKGAYGRIVHLQPMKWINDWPVMGNDADGDGTGEPVLTYKKPDVGKTYPIVTPPESDEFNTPNLGLQWQWNAIPQPYWAFPTSMGYLRLFSYPLPEDFQNFWDVPNLLLQKFPAPEFTATAKITFNPRFEDEKAGLIIFGRDYSYISVKNDDDGLEVSQTICEKADKSGKEVNSDNLDIESNTFYLRVKVTSDAICRFSFSENGTEFTGMGKPFKAREGGWVGAKVGLFCVREGIANDSGNIDIDWFRVTK, encoded by the coding sequence ATGAAACTTCACATCTTTAAACTAGCAATACTTTTATTTTTTCATTTATTAGCCTCTCAGCAACTCTTTGCGCAAAAAGCTTCGAAAGATGGTTTCTCAAATACTTGGGTAGCAGATCAAGGAGATGGAACTTATAAAAACCCAATACTCCATGCAGATTATTCTGACCCTGATGCTGTTCGAGTGGGAGATGATTTTTATATGACGGCTTCGTCTTTTACTTGCTCTCCAAGTTTGCCCATTTTACACTCAAAAGATTTAGTAAACTGGGAATTAGTTAATTATGCACTTCCTAAGCAACCTCCCTTTGAGTTTTTTGAAAAGGCACAGCATGGAAAAGGTGTTTGGGCACCTTGTATCAGATATCATGAAGGGGAATATTATATCTACTATCCAGACCCTGATTTTGGTATTTATATGATTAAAACCAAAGACCCGGAAGGTGTCTGGTCTAAACCAGTGCTAGTGAAAGGTGGTAAGGGTTTTATCGATCCCTCACCACTATGGGACGATGACGGTAATGTATACTTAGTGTATGCTTTTGCTGGTAGTCGCGCAAGTATTAAGAGTTTAATTGTTGTTTGTAAAATGAATAAAGAAGGCACCAAAACAATAGACAATGGTGTAATGGTTTTCGATGGTCATGGAGATAACCCGACGGTAGAAGGACCTAAGTTTTACAAAAGAAATGACTATTACTACATTTTTGCTCCAGCTGGTGGTGTTCCTACAGGTTGGCAATTGGTTATGCGCTCCAAAAATATTTATGGCCCCTATGAAACCAAGAATGTATTAGCAACAGGTAGTACAAATATCAATGGCCCGCATCAAGGTGCTTGGGTTTCTTTAGAAAGTGGTGAAGATTGGTTCCTTCATTTTCAAGATAAAGGAGCATATGGTCGCATTGTGCATTTGCAACCGATGAAATGGATTAACGATTGGCCAGTTATGGGAAATGATGCAGATGGCGATGGTACTGGAGAACCTGTTTTAACTTATAAAAAGCCGGATGTAGGCAAAACTTATCCAATTGTTACACCACCAGAGTCAGATGAGTTTAATACACCAAACTTAGGTTTACAGTGGCAATGGAATGCAATACCTCAACCTTATTGGGCTTTTCCAACAAGCATGGGTTATTTAAGATTATTTTCTTACCCTTTACCAGAAGATTTTCAAAACTTTTGGGATGTGCCAAACCTATTGTTACAGAAATTTCCAGCACCAGAATTTACTGCTACAGCAAAAATTACTTTTAACCCAAGATTCGAAGATGAGAAAGCCGGACTCATTATTTTCGGGAGAGACTATTCTTACATTTCTGTAAAAAATGATGATGACGGACTGGAAGTCTCACAGACAATTTGCGAGAAAGCAGATAAAAGTGGCAAAGAAGTAAACTCAGATAATCTCGATATAGAAAGCAACACATTTTACCTAAGAGTTAAAGTAACAAGCGATGCAATTTGCAGATTCAGCTTTAGCGAAAACGGAACGGAATTTACAGGAATGGGTAAACCTTTTAAAGCCAGAGAAGGTGGCTGGGTTGGTGCAAAAGTAGGTCTGTTTTGCGTGAGAGAAGGTATTGCCAACGATTCTGGTAATATAGATATAGATTGGTTTAGGGTAACTAAATAA